The Gordonibacter urolithinfaciens genome contains a region encoding:
- a CDS encoding ABC transporter ATP-binding protein, whose product MASPVLSVNHVVKKFGAKRAVDDVTLDVMPGDIFGFVGHNGAGKTTLIRAIVGVTGFDEGDIRIAGQSVRTDALACKRVTAYVPDNPDIYEFLTGIQYLNYISDIFQVPADVREARIRQCADRLGLTSALGDLVSSYSHGMRQKLVLIGALVHEPTLLVLDEPFVGLDPEASFQVKEMLRELADGGAAVFFSSHVLEVVEKLCDKVAIIKQGQLRACGRTAEVVGDESLEDVFLDMVDRSEAASAAGAR is encoded by the coding sequence ATGGCATCTCCGGTATTGTCAGTCAACCATGTGGTGAAGAAGTTCGGTGCGAAGCGCGCGGTGGACGACGTGACCCTCGACGTCATGCCGGGGGACATCTTCGGCTTCGTCGGTCACAACGGCGCAGGCAAAACCACGCTCATCCGCGCCATCGTGGGCGTCACGGGCTTCGACGAGGGCGACATCCGCATTGCCGGGCAATCGGTGCGCACCGACGCGCTCGCTTGCAAGCGCGTCACGGCCTATGTGCCCGACAACCCCGACATCTACGAGTTCCTCACGGGCATCCAGTACCTGAACTATATCTCGGACATCTTCCAGGTGCCCGCCGACGTGCGCGAGGCCCGCATTCGGCAGTGTGCCGATCGCCTGGGCCTCACCTCCGCATTGGGCGACCTTGTGTCCTCGTACTCGCACGGCATGCGCCAGAAGCTCGTGCTCATCGGCGCACTCGTGCACGAGCCGACGCTGCTTGTGCTGGACGAACCGTTCGTCGGCCTCGATCCCGAGGCGTCCTTCCAGGTGAAGGAGATGCTCCGCGAGCTGGCCGACGGAGGCGCGGCCGTGTTCTTCTCGAGCCACGTGCTGGAAGTGGTGGAGAAGCTCTGCGACAAGGTGGCCATCATCAAGCAGGGGCAGTTGCGGGCGTGCGGTCGCACGGCCGAGGTCGTGGGCGATGAGAGCCTGGAAGACGTGTTCCTCGACATGGTCGACCGCAGTGAGGCCGCTTCGGCCGCCGGCGCGCGGTAG
- a CDS encoding putative ABC transporter permease subunit produces the protein MRSFILLLKIQLLGLFGINKTLHADPAKARRTLALAALAVAAIVLFAAAYSSGVAQTLVQMGLPEAIPLVAVLVGAVAGAVAAFLKTNGVLFSFKDYDLVMSLPVPTSSVVLSRIVSLYAMSLAFGLLAMVPAFAVYAANASVTAAGVACMALSVVLAPLLPLAAAIVLAVLIAAVSAHFKHANVVVIVLTLAATLIAVFGSLAFSSQADDMAAMTALGTELVAQLAAAFPPAAWATAGIVEGDLEQFLAFAAVNLVAACAVLALVVRLFVPVNSMLMSSRPRGTFSFDGKGAAAAKAGSPLRALMAKEVRLLVATPIYFMNACIGYVLVLVAAIAVAAGTLTGALSLDLLPPELAPVIGLVLPWGLAFFCSISSTTAASVSLEGSSRWLMLTAPVPPSTVLWSKAAVNLAIGLPFLLVSAVLVAVSLPLDALSVAALFAVPSASCLLATSLGLAMDARRPRYDWTTVYEPVKRGMPVFVVVFAGMGLVAVGMAAALFLGQAGSLLAACAVAAVSAALYRSTAKRGLSA, from the coding sequence ATGCGCTCGTTCATCCTTCTGCTGAAAATCCAGCTGTTGGGGCTTTTCGGCATCAACAAGACGCTGCACGCCGACCCGGCTAAGGCGAGGCGCACCTTGGCGCTCGCTGCGTTGGCCGTGGCGGCCATCGTGCTATTCGCCGCGGCGTACTCGTCGGGCGTCGCGCAGACGCTCGTGCAGATGGGGCTGCCCGAGGCCATCCCGCTTGTCGCGGTGCTCGTGGGCGCCGTTGCCGGCGCGGTGGCGGCGTTCCTCAAGACGAACGGCGTGCTGTTCAGCTTCAAGGACTACGATCTGGTGATGTCGCTGCCGGTGCCCACCTCGTCGGTGGTGCTCTCGCGCATCGTGTCGCTGTACGCCATGAGCTTGGCGTTCGGTCTGCTTGCGATGGTTCCGGCGTTCGCCGTGTACGCGGCGAACGCAAGCGTGACCGCGGCGGGCGTCGCGTGCATGGCGCTTTCGGTGGTGCTGGCGCCACTGCTTCCGCTGGCCGCGGCCATCGTGCTGGCGGTGCTCATCGCAGCGGTGTCGGCGCACTTCAAGCATGCGAACGTCGTGGTGATCGTGCTTACTCTGGCGGCCACGCTCATCGCGGTGTTCGGATCACTGGCGTTCTCGTCGCAGGCCGACGACATGGCGGCCATGACGGCGCTTGGCACCGAGCTCGTGGCCCAGCTTGCTGCCGCATTTCCTCCGGCGGCATGGGCGACGGCCGGCATCGTGGAGGGCGATCTCGAGCAGTTCCTGGCGTTCGCCGCCGTGAACCTCGTGGCGGCGTGCGCGGTGCTCGCGCTCGTCGTACGCCTGTTCGTGCCGGTAAACTCGATGCTCATGTCGTCGCGCCCTCGCGGGACGTTCTCTTTCGACGGCAAGGGTGCTGCGGCGGCGAAGGCGGGCTCCCCGCTGCGGGCCCTCATGGCGAAGGAGGTGCGCCTTCTCGTGGCCACGCCCATCTACTTCATGAACGCCTGCATCGGCTATGTGCTCGTGCTGGTGGCGGCCATCGCCGTGGCGGCGGGGACGCTCACGGGCGCGCTTTCGCTCGACCTGCTGCCGCCCGAGCTGGCCCCTGTCATCGGGCTCGTGCTCCCGTGGGGCCTGGCGTTCTTCTGCAGCATCTCGTCCACCACGGCCGCGTCGGTGTCGCTTGAGGGCTCTTCGCGCTGGCTCATGCTGACGGCGCCCGTGCCGCCGTCGACCGTGCTGTGGTCGAAAGCGGCGGTGAACCTGGCGATCGGCCTGCCGTTTTTGCTGGTGTCGGCCGTGCTCGTGGCGGTTTCGCTGCCGCTCGACGCGCTGTCCGTCGCCGCGCTGTTCGCGGTGCCGTCGGCATCGTGCCTGCTGGCCACGAGCTTGGGCCTGGCCATGGATGCCCGTCGGCCGCGCTACGACTGGACCACCGTGTACGAGCCGGTGAAGCGCGGCATGCCGGTGTTCGTGGTTGTCTTCGCCGGCATGGGCCTCGTGGCGGTGGGCATGGCGGCGGCGTTGTTCCTGGGCCAGGCGGGATCGCTGCTGGCGGCGTGCGCGGTGGCTGCGGTGTCGGCCGCGCTCTACCGCAGCACGGCGAAACGCGGGCTTTCCGCGTGA
- the leuB gene encoding 3-isopropylmalate dehydrogenase has translation MTKNYQICLLPGDGIGPEIIAEGVKVLDAVGAKYDTAFAYTEALLGGCAIDATGTALPDETLRAAEASDAVLLAAVGGPKWDTTDPAKPRPEQGLLGIRKALGLYTNLRPVQIFAALADASTLKPEIVDGVDMMIVRELTGGLYFGRRERFYDEECCGTDGTAGQRAYDTLEYREYEVERIARQAFEAARKRRNKVTSVDKANVLETSRMWREIVHRIGAEEYPDVELEDLLVDNTAMQLINRPADFDVVVTENMFGDILSDEAAQITGSLGMLASASLGDGTALYEPSHGSAPDIAGKGIANPLAQILSVEMMLRYSFDMGEAADDIRRAVTAVLDEGWRTGDIKGPDTPADKMVGTVAMGDLVVERL, from the coding sequence ATGACCAAGAACTACCAAATTTGCCTGCTTCCCGGCGACGGCATCGGCCCCGAGATCATCGCCGAGGGCGTCAAGGTGCTCGACGCGGTGGGCGCGAAGTACGATACGGCGTTCGCCTACACCGAGGCGCTGCTGGGCGGGTGCGCCATCGATGCGACAGGCACCGCGCTGCCGGACGAGACGCTGCGCGCGGCCGAAGCCTCCGACGCCGTGCTGCTGGCGGCTGTCGGCGGCCCGAAGTGGGACACCACGGATCCGGCGAAGCCGCGTCCTGAGCAGGGTCTGCTGGGCATCCGCAAGGCGCTGGGCCTGTACACGAACCTGCGCCCCGTGCAGATCTTCGCCGCGCTGGCCGATGCATCCACGCTCAAGCCCGAGATCGTGGACGGCGTGGACATGATGATCGTGCGCGAGCTGACCGGCGGGTTGTACTTCGGCCGCCGCGAGCGCTTCTACGACGAGGAGTGCTGCGGAACGGACGGCACCGCCGGCCAGCGCGCCTACGACACGCTCGAGTACCGCGAGTACGAGGTGGAGCGCATCGCGCGCCAAGCCTTCGAGGCCGCGCGCAAACGCCGCAACAAGGTGACGAGCGTCGACAAGGCGAACGTGCTGGAGACGAGCCGCATGTGGCGCGAGATCGTGCACCGCATCGGCGCGGAGGAGTACCCCGACGTGGAGTTGGAGGACCTGCTCGTGGACAACACGGCCATGCAGCTCATCAACCGCCCGGCCGACTTCGACGTGGTGGTGACCGAGAACATGTTCGGCGACATCCTCTCCGACGAAGCCGCGCAGATCACCGGCTCGCTCGGCATGCTGGCCAGCGCCAGCCTCGGCGACGGCACCGCGCTCTACGAGCCCAGCCACGGCAGCGCGCCCGACATCGCGGGGAAGGGCATCGCGAACCCGCTCGCGCAGATTTTGTCCGTCGAGATGATGCTGCGCTACAGCTTCGACATGGGCGAGGCCGCCGACGACATCCGCCGCGCGGTGACCGCCGTGCTCGACGAGGGCTGGCGCACCGGCGACATCAAGGGACCCGACACACCGGCCGACAAGATGGTCGGCACCGTCGCCATGGGCGACCTCGTGGTGGAGCGCCTGTAG
- a CDS encoding ATP-binding cassette domain-containing protein, translating to MEFLLGCEKVRVEFPTKTVFDSVSLGVEEDDRIGIVGRNGDGKSTLLNLLAGTLEPDDGRVLKNGTVHVGVLGQADALSDDDTVERAVVGDLPEYQWAGDARIRDIIAGLASDIPWDARVGTLSGGQRRRVDLARLLIGDWDVLALDEPTNHLDVRAITWLAGHLKTRWRAGQGALLVVTHDRWFLDEVCTRMWEVHDRVVDPFEGGFSAYIMQRVERDRLAALAEQKRQNDLRRELAWLSRGARARATKPKFHVALAQELIADVPPLRNELELKRMAMARLGKQVVDLEHVTVRFDGGDGSGRTVLDDVDWIIGPGDRYGIVGENGAGKTTLLRVVQGLQKPSAGLVKIGKTVRFAVLSQHLDDLARFGDDRVRQVVGRYSRRTMLDGKEMTPGQLLEKLGFTRADLNEPVSDLSGGQKRRLALMLILLDEPNVLILDEPGNDLDTDMLASVEDLLDGWPGTLLLVTHDLYLMERVTDHQFALLDGKLRHLPGGVDEYLRLTERATGAAQGAQSGRASGALSSRAADRAAGQSPHRAADQGDSEVEGASGPRLTGGVIRTLRKLMQSNERKMETLNGKIEDVRAQMAAADPSDFAALGDFQAQINDLQSQVDALEEEWLEAAEKLGE from the coding sequence ATGGAGTTTCTGCTGGGTTGCGAGAAGGTGCGGGTGGAATTCCCCACGAAGACGGTGTTCGACAGCGTGTCGCTGGGCGTGGAGGAGGACGACCGCATTGGCATTGTGGGCCGCAACGGCGACGGGAAGTCCACGCTGCTGAACTTGCTGGCCGGCACGCTGGAGCCCGACGACGGACGCGTGCTGAAGAACGGCACGGTGCACGTGGGCGTGCTGGGGCAGGCCGACGCGCTGTCCGACGACGACACCGTCGAGCGCGCCGTGGTGGGCGACCTGCCGGAGTACCAGTGGGCAGGCGACGCGCGCATTCGCGACATCATCGCGGGGCTGGCCTCCGACATTCCGTGGGACGCGCGCGTGGGCACGCTGTCCGGCGGGCAGCGCCGCCGGGTGGACCTTGCGCGGCTGCTCATCGGCGACTGGGATGTGCTGGCGCTCGACGAGCCCACGAACCACCTGGACGTGCGCGCCATCACGTGGCTGGCCGGACACCTGAAAACGCGTTGGCGCGCGGGGCAGGGTGCACTGCTGGTGGTGACTCACGACCGCTGGTTCCTCGACGAGGTGTGCACGCGCATGTGGGAGGTGCACGACCGCGTGGTCGACCCGTTCGAGGGCGGCTTCTCGGCCTACATCATGCAGCGCGTGGAGCGCGACCGTTTGGCGGCGCTGGCCGAGCAGAAGCGTCAGAACGACCTGCGCCGCGAGCTGGCCTGGCTCTCGCGCGGGGCGCGGGCGCGCGCGACAAAGCCGAAGTTCCACGTGGCCCTGGCCCAGGAGCTCATCGCCGATGTTCCGCCTCTGCGCAACGAGCTGGAGCTCAAGCGCATGGCCATGGCGCGCCTGGGCAAGCAGGTGGTGGACCTGGAGCACGTGACCGTGCGCTTCGACGGCGGGGACGGCTCCGGCCGTACCGTGCTGGACGACGTGGACTGGATCATCGGCCCCGGCGACCGCTACGGCATCGTCGGCGAGAACGGCGCGGGCAAAACAACGCTTCTGCGGGTGGTCCAAGGTTTGCAGAAGCCCAGCGCCGGCCTGGTGAAGATAGGTAAAACGGTGCGCTTCGCCGTGCTGTCGCAGCATTTGGACGACCTGGCGCGCTTCGGCGACGACCGCGTGCGGCAGGTGGTGGGTCGCTACAGCCGCCGCACCATGCTCGACGGCAAGGAGATGACGCCGGGCCAGCTGCTGGAGAAGCTGGGCTTCACGCGCGCCGACCTGAACGAGCCCGTGAGCGATCTGTCGGGCGGCCAGAAGCGCCGGCTGGCGCTCATGCTCATCCTGCTGGACGAGCCGAACGTGCTCATCCTCGACGAGCCGGGCAACGACCTGGACACCGACATGCTGGCCTCGGTGGAGGACCTGCTGGACGGCTGGCCGGGCACGCTGCTGCTGGTCACGCACGACCTCTACCTCATGGAACGCGTGACCGACCACCAGTTCGCCCTGCTGGACGGCAAGCTGCGCCACCTCCCCGGCGGCGTGGACGAGTACCTGCGGCTGACGGAGCGCGCGACCGGTGCCGCCCAGGGTGCCCAAAGCGGCCGCGCATCCGGTGCCCTTTCCTCTCGGGCGGCCGACCGCGCCGCAGGCCAAAGCCCCCATCGCGCCGCCGATCAGGGTGACTCCGAAGTCGAAGGCGCCTCCGGGCCCCGTCTCACCGGCGGCGTGATCCGCACGCTGCGCAAGCTCATGCAGTCGAACGAGCGCAAGATGGAGACGCTCAACGGCAAGATAGAGGACGTGCGCGCCCAGATGGCCGCCGCCGACCCGAGCGACTTCGCTGCCCTCGGCGATTTCCAAGCGCAGATCAACGACTTGCAATCCCAAGTGGACGCCCTTGAGGAAGAGTGGCTCGAAGCCGCCGAGAAGCTGGGCGAGTAG
- a CDS encoding DUF6198 family protein, producing MPSEAVRAADELAGKPAGEAAASPSLVLPAELAWAVYFLIIPLGVAAMAHADVGLVPAAALPFALNAIAPQVSYGVWYVVFQIGLVAILCAVRRTLDWRYLVSFLVCAVGGALIDFNGSWMNDLFPIESLALSCLWFVGGFAVVAVTVYFCTRCQLPVMPIDTFPRDLCAAIGQPYARVKVWFDVVTLLATCAIGLVGGGALFGINVGTVVSALLMGRSIGLVQRIMDKRVAYRKHLPL from the coding sequence ATGCCCTCGGAAGCCGTGCGCGCCGCCGACGAGCTGGCTGGCAAGCCTGCGGGCGAAGCGGCCGCTTCGCCGTCGCTCGTGCTTCCGGCCGAGCTGGCGTGGGCGGTCTACTTCCTGATCATCCCTCTGGGCGTGGCTGCCATGGCGCATGCCGACGTGGGCCTCGTGCCGGCCGCCGCGCTGCCGTTCGCACTCAACGCCATAGCGCCCCAGGTGAGCTACGGCGTGTGGTACGTCGTATTCCAGATAGGGCTCGTTGCCATCCTGTGCGCCGTTAGGCGAACGCTCGACTGGCGCTACCTCGTGTCGTTTCTGGTCTGCGCCGTGGGCGGGGCGCTCATCGACTTCAACGGGTCGTGGATGAACGACCTGTTCCCGATAGAGTCGCTTGCGCTGTCGTGCCTGTGGTTCGTCGGCGGTTTCGCCGTCGTGGCCGTGACCGTGTACTTCTGCACGCGCTGCCAGCTGCCCGTCATGCCCATCGACACATTTCCGCGCGACCTGTGCGCGGCCATCGGCCAGCCTTACGCCCGCGTGAAGGTATGGTTCGACGTCGTGACGCTGCTCGCAACCTGCGCTATCGGCCTTGTCGGCGGCGGCGCGCTGTTCGGCATCAACGTGGGCACGGTCGTGTCCGCCTTGCTCATGGGCCGATCGATCGGCCTTGTCCAACGCATCATGGACAAGCGCGTGGCCTATCGCAAGCACCTGCCGCTCTAG
- a CDS encoding DUF1648 domain-containing protein: MGARENGTRNRGTVLEGRSGLVAAIALGIAAVALAVAQWVLLPEQVATHFGITGDVNGWSPKWFPVLLSAGLGLFGSVWLGVSREKLGLLLAGIGVLIGVIDLAVNGMLM, translated from the coding sequence ATGGGAGCAAGGGAAAACGGGACGCGCAATCGGGGCACGGTGCTCGAAGGACGCAGCGGGCTCGTGGCGGCAATCGCGCTGGGAATCGCGGCAGTCGCGTTGGCCGTAGCCCAGTGGGTGCTGCTGCCTGAACAGGTGGCGACGCACTTCGGCATCACGGGAGACGTGAACGGTTGGTCGCCGAAGTGGTTCCCCGTCCTGCTTTCGGCGGGCCTGGGGCTGTTCGGCTCGGTGTGGCTGGGCGTTTCGCGCGAGAAGCTGGGACTGCTGTTGGCCGGCATCGGCGTGCTTATCGGGGTCATCGACCTTGCGGTGAACGGGATGCTGATGTAG
- a CDS encoding GntR family transcriptional regulator, with product MIIRIDQKAEEPLYLQIRSQIIAAIARGELVPGAALPSVRSLASDLGINLHTVNKAYAVLRDEGYVLMRGRSGAYIADPCEDDRADRAQIELAKMEDSLFELALAHRARGGTRGEFLECASAQAARAYAALERADADPVPSTQAARAAGAGRLPIEAGFAPACGKDA from the coding sequence ATGATCATCCGCATAGACCAGAAGGCGGAGGAGCCGCTGTACCTGCAGATTCGCAGCCAGATCATCGCGGCCATCGCGCGCGGCGAGCTGGTTCCCGGCGCCGCGCTGCCATCCGTGCGGTCGCTCGCCAGCGACTTGGGAATCAACCTGCACACGGTGAACAAGGCTTACGCCGTGCTGCGCGACGAGGGCTACGTGCTCATGCGCGGCCGCAGCGGCGCCTACATCGCCGACCCCTGCGAGGACGATCGGGCCGACCGCGCGCAGATCGAGCTGGCGAAGATGGAGGACAGCCTGTTCGAGCTCGCGCTCGCACACCGGGCGCGCGGCGGCACGCGCGGCGAGTTCCTGGAATGCGCGAGCGCCCAGGCTGCCCGCGCCTATGCCGCCCTCGAGCGCGCCGATGCCGACCCCGTGCCATCCACCCAGGCTGCGCGGGCGGCCGGAGCCGGCAGGCTCCCCATCGAGGCCGGCTTCGCCCCTGCTTGCGGAAAGGACGCGTGA
- a CDS encoding 3-isopropylmalate dehydratase small subunit, which produces MQFKGTAHRYGRDIDTDVIIPARYLTTSDPAELAKHCLEDLDTSFIERVQPGDIIVADENFGCGSSREHAPIAIKAAGVDVVIAKSFARIFYRNSINTGLAIMECPEAVDAISQGDVVNVDADAGVIVNETTGQTFEAQPFPPFIREIIEAGGLINRTKAKLGK; this is translated from the coding sequence ATGCAATTCAAAGGAACCGCGCACCGCTATGGGCGCGACATCGACACCGACGTCATCATCCCTGCTCGCTATCTGACCACGTCCGATCCGGCCGAGCTCGCGAAGCACTGCCTCGAGGACCTCGACACGTCGTTCATCGAGCGCGTGCAACCCGGCGACATCATCGTGGCCGACGAGAACTTCGGCTGCGGCTCGTCGCGCGAGCACGCGCCCATCGCCATCAAGGCGGCCGGCGTCGACGTGGTCATCGCCAAGAGCTTCGCGCGCATCTTCTACCGCAACTCCATCAACACGGGCCTCGCCATCATGGAGTGCCCCGAAGCGGTGGACGCCATCAGCCAGGGCGACGTGGTGAACGTGGACGCCGACGCGGGCGTCATCGTGAACGAGACGACGGGCCAGACCTTCGAGGCCCAGCCGTTCCCCCCGTTCATCCGCGAGATCATCGAAGCCGGCGGCCTGATCAACCGCACGAAGGCGAAGCTGGGGAAGTAG
- a CDS encoding CPBP family intramembrane glutamic endopeptidase produces the protein MRRIAIFLAVTFALTWAYEFGVVYPASSGALTGIPPVAAQFVTGAAMFFPAIGVLVTRLVTREGFKNSVVKPRGFKKSLPWFAVAWFGPAILSVIGAAVYFLVFPQDFDPSMGAFVASTQQQAAATGAELPADTVTMMLLAQLPFAIFLAPVLNIFTTFGEEWGWRGYLVPKVSTHLRIVPTLLVTGVIWGLWHAPLTIIGHNYGTGYPTWPIGGIAAMCLFCIVVGIFLTYVTVRTGSCLAAAIGHGAINGFVSAALLFSVTGGNPFVGPLPVGIIGGSAFVVVAAFMLRDLHRREKEGTLDMPKAGLPDDVTKADLARAPKA, from the coding sequence ATGAGGCGCATAGCGATTTTTCTGGCGGTCACCTTCGCCTTGACGTGGGCGTACGAGTTCGGGGTGGTGTACCCGGCGTCGTCGGGGGCGCTCACCGGCATCCCGCCAGTCGCGGCGCAGTTCGTCACCGGGGCGGCCATGTTCTTCCCCGCCATCGGTGTGCTCGTAACGCGCCTCGTCACACGGGAGGGGTTCAAGAACAGCGTCGTCAAACCGCGCGGGTTCAAGAAGTCGCTACCATGGTTCGCCGTCGCCTGGTTCGGGCCGGCCATTTTGTCCGTCATCGGCGCAGCCGTGTACTTCCTCGTGTTCCCGCAGGATTTCGACCCCTCCATGGGCGCCTTCGTCGCCTCGACGCAGCAACAGGCAGCGGCGACCGGCGCCGAGCTGCCTGCCGACACCGTCACCATGATGCTGCTCGCTCAGCTGCCATTCGCCATCTTCCTGGCGCCCGTGCTCAACATCTTCACGACGTTCGGCGAGGAATGGGGATGGCGCGGCTACCTCGTGCCGAAGGTGTCCACGCATCTGCGCATCGTCCCCACGCTGCTGGTCACGGGCGTCATCTGGGGGCTCTGGCACGCACCGCTCACCATCATCGGGCATAACTACGGCACCGGCTATCCCACCTGGCCCATCGGCGGCATAGCGGCCATGTGCCTGTTCTGCATCGTCGTCGGCATCTTCCTCACGTACGTCACCGTGCGCACGGGCAGCTGCCTGGCGGCGGCCATCGGCCACGGAGCAATCAACGGCTTCGTGAGCGCGGCGCTGTTGTTCTCGGTGACGGGCGGCAACCCCTTCGTCGGCCCCCTGCCCGTCGGCATCATCGGCGGCAGCGCCTTCGTCGTCGTGGCGGCCTTCATGCTGCGCGACCTGCATCGTCGCGAAAAGGAGGGCACGCTCGACATGCCGAAGGCGGGACTGCCCGATGACGTGACGAAGGCCGACCTGGCTCGCGCTCCTAAGGCGTAG
- a CDS encoding DUF1648 domain-containing protein, with amino-acid sequence MEGNATEFAATMLAFTVALVPLTGIMTIVTPFLMRRGEVFAVTVPDTAAHDPYLRRLKRCYALIMSALTAVLTAVGAFGAFTGDAGLALAVLCVGMLLLCVGSYGLMLYFRAKVQSYKKEQGWQASARESVAVVGDAPVPRAVSLKWNLLYLPVIAVTLAIGAVGYAQMPDLIPQHMNFQGEVTEYMEKTPFTILVPALIVAFVAACMAFAHWTILRSKRPSNPSAPATSALAYGMFARAQSILLVAGGLALSLLGPVMELSFIGVIGLGQAGVFVVALALVIVVGSIVISLVYGQGGSRVFSRMAASERLLADDDEHWKLGVFYYNPDDASLFLPERFGIGWTMNWARPAVWAIMLAGLVLTVAFVVVVMMLM; translated from the coding sequence ATGGAGGGAAACGCAACCGAGTTCGCTGCGACGATGCTCGCCTTCACCGTCGCGCTCGTGCCCTTGACGGGCATCATGACCATCGTAACGCCGTTCCTCATGAGGCGCGGCGAGGTGTTCGCCGTCACCGTGCCCGACACGGCGGCGCACGACCCCTACCTGCGTCGGCTCAAGCGGTGCTACGCCCTGATCATGTCCGCTCTTACCGCCGTGCTCACCGCGGTAGGCGCTTTCGGGGCGTTCACGGGCGATGCCGGTTTGGCGTTGGCCGTGCTGTGCGTGGGCATGCTGCTGCTGTGCGTCGGAAGCTATGGCCTCATGCTGTATTTCCGGGCGAAGGTGCAGTCCTACAAGAAGGAGCAGGGCTGGCAGGCCAGCGCACGTGAGTCGGTGGCCGTGGTGGGCGACGCGCCCGTGCCGCGCGCGGTCTCGCTCAAGTGGAATTTGCTGTACCTGCCCGTCATTGCCGTGACGCTGGCCATCGGCGCCGTCGGGTACGCGCAGATGCCCGACTTGATCCCGCAGCACATGAACTTTCAGGGCGAGGTGACGGAGTACATGGAGAAAACCCCGTTCACCATACTGGTTCCTGCGCTCATCGTGGCGTTCGTGGCGGCCTGCATGGCGTTTGCGCACTGGACCATCCTGCGCTCGAAGAGGCCGTCGAACCCGTCCGCACCTGCCACCTCGGCGCTGGCCTACGGCATGTTCGCGCGCGCCCAGAGCATCTTGCTGGTGGCAGGCGGCCTGGCTCTCAGCCTGCTGGGCCCCGTCATGGAGCTTTCGTTCATTGGCGTGATAGGGTTGGGGCAGGCAGGCGTGTTCGTGGTGGCCTTGGCGCTGGTGATAGTGGTGGGCTCCATCGTTATCAGCCTGGTTTACGGCCAGGGGGGCTCTCGCGTGTTCTCGCGCATGGCCGCTTCCGAAAGGCTGCTGGCCGACGACGACGAACACTGGAAGCTGGGCGTGTTCTACTACAATCCCGACGACGCCAGCCTGTTTCTGCCCGAGCGCTTCGGCATCGGTTGGACCATGAACTGGGCCCGTCCTGCTGTCTGGGCTATCATGCTTGCCGGTCTCGTGCTCACGGTGGCTTTCGTGGTGGTCGTGATGATGCTGATGTAA